The stretch of DNA GCTTCTTCCCCTTCACTGATAACGCTTCTAAGATATGGAATTGTATTTGCCCACACTTCTTCTGAATTTTCAGTTCTTCCACTGCTGGTAGAATGGAAAACCGCATCAATAGGTTCATGTTCATAAGTTATAATCATATCGGTTGTTTCATCTACAGCCTTGTTAATTTTATCCCAATACTTCCCTGAAGATAATAATCCCCATTTCTCCAACGCTTTTTTTTTCGAAATCCACGCTTTACAATGTGCAGGATTTGTGCATATATCGGCACCTTTATGTTCAGGCACATCAATGCCATTCTTTTCATTATTTATAAGCCTGTGATAGACATATGTCCTGGCTGCAACCGCCTGAGCTTTCAGTGCCTCAATATGAAAGCTGGCAGGCATTTCTGCTGCAACGACTCCTTTTAAATATTCATTAAAATTCATTTCCACCACTTTATCTTCCTCAGTAATATATACCTTGATGGTAAGCTGTGTTTCCTCAGCCTTTTTCGTCTTAGGTTGTGTACTGCTTTGACTG from Petroclostridium xylanilyticum encodes:
- the spoIID gene encoding stage II sporulation protein D, which encodes MKQIGYAVIFLMFVIIFIPLVLVKGCSQSSTQPKTKKAEETQLTIKVYITEEDKVVEMNFNEYLKGVVAAEMPASFHIEALKAQAVAARTYVYHRLINNEKNGIDVPEHKGADICTNPAHCKAWISKKKALEKWGLLSSGKYWDKINKAVDETTDMIITYEHEPIDAVFHSTSSGRTENSEEVWANTIPYLRSVISEGEEASPKFTSKLEITLTEFKEKLSSVRPEIKFEGNPGDFIEKFEKTEGGSIKTIRIGGCDFKGTEIRKIFELNSANFTITIDNDKVVFNVKGNGHGVGMSQYGANYLAQQGKYYEEILKHYYKDVEIVKMSEELNAKIKN